The Castor canadensis chromosome X, mCasCan1.hap1v2, whole genome shotgun sequence genome includes a region encoding these proteins:
- the Znf449 gene encoding zinc finger protein 449 isoform X2 encodes MAVALGCAIQASLNQGSVLQEYDTDCEVFRQRFRQFQYTEAAGPHEAFNKLWELCCQWLKPKMRSKEQILELLVLEQFLTILPTEIETWVREHCPENRERVVSLIEDLQRELEVPEQQVDMHDMLLEELAPVGTIPMPPNMHLETPELQVMGSVQDPPVAESWIPQAGPQELNYGAAGECQPFLDPDTNKSVSPSLQYHLPGL; translated from the exons ATGGCAGTGGCCTTGGGTTGTGCCATCCAGGCCTCCTTGAATCAGGGATCTGTGCTGCAAGAGTATGACACTGACTGTGAAGTCTTCCGCCAGCGCTTCAGGCAGTTCCAGTACACAGAAGCAGCTGGACCTCACGAAGCTTTCAACAAACTCTGGGAGCTTTGCTGTCAATGGTTGAAGCCAAAGATGCGTTCTAAGGAACAAATCCTGGAGCTGCTTGTGTTGGAGCAATTCCTAACTATTTTGCCCACGGAGATAGAGACCTGGGTGAGGGAGCACTgcccagagaacagagaaagagttGTATCCCTGATAGAAGACTTACAGAGAGAACTTGAAGTACCAGAGCAACAG GTCGATATGCATGACATGCTCTTGGAAGAACTGGCACCGGTGGGAACAATACCCATGCCACCAAACatgcacctggaaacacctgaaCTACAAGTAATGGGATCTGTGCAGGATCCCCCGGTGGCAGAGTCCTGGATCCCACAGGCAGGACCACAGGAACTGAACTATGGTGCTGCTGGCGAATGCCAGCCCTTTCTGGATCCTG